From a single Callithrix jacchus isolate 240 chromosome 5, calJac240_pri, whole genome shotgun sequence genomic region:
- the NUP85 gene encoding nuclear pore complex protein Nup85 isoform X1, translating to MEELDGEPTVTLIPGVNSKKHQMCFDWGPGEMLVCETSFNKKEKSEVVPSCPFIYIIRKDVDVYSQVLRKLFNESHGIFVGLQRIEEELTGKSRKSQLVRVSKNYRSVIRACMEEMHQVAIAAKDPASGRQFSSQVSILSAMELIWNLCEILFIEVAPAGPLLLHLLDWVRLHVCEVDSLSADVLGSENPSKHESFWNLVTILVLQGRLDEARQMLSKEADTSPTSAGMCRIMGELMRTMPILSPGNTQTLTELELKWQHWHEECERYLQDCTFASNPHLESLCKIMLGDEAALLEQKELLSNWYHFLVTRLLYSNPTVKPINLQYYAQSSLDLFLGGESSPEPLDNILMAAFEFDIHQVIKECSIALSNWWFVAHLTDLLDHCKLLQSHNLYFGSNMRECLLLEYASGLFAHPSLWQLGVDYFDYCPELGRVSLELHIERIPLNTEQKALKVLRICEQRQMTEQVRSICKILAMKAVRNNRLGSALSWSIRAKDAAFATLVSDRFLRDYCERGCFSDLDLIDNLGPAMMLSDRLTFLGKYREFHRVYGEKRFADAASLLLSLMTSQIAPRSFWMTLLTDALPLLEQKQVIFSAEQTYELMQCLEDLTSGRPVHGGPDTQQCQDDDIETTKVEMLRLALARNLARAIVREGSLEGF from the exons aaaaatcaGAGGTGGTGCCAAGTTGCCCCTTTATCTATATCATCCGGAAGGATGTAGATGTTTACTCTCAAGTATTGAGAAAACTCTTCAATGAATCTCATGGAATCTTTGTGGGCCTCCAGAGAATTGAAGAAGAATTGACTGGAAAATCCAGAAAATCTCA attgGTTCGAGTGAGTAAAAACTACCGATCAGTCATAAGAGCGTGTATGGAGGAAATGCACCAGGTTGCAA tTGCTGCTAAAGATCCAGCCAGTGGCCGCCAGTTTAGCAGCCAG GTCTCCATTTTGTCAGCAATGGAGCTCATCTGGAACCTGTGTGAGATTCTTTTTATTGAAGTGGCCCCAG CTGgccctctcctcctccacctccttgaCTGGGTCCGGCTCCATGTGTGTGAGGTGGACAGTTTGTCGGCGGATGTTCTGGGCAGTGAGAATCCAAGCAAACACGAGAGCTTCTGGAACTTG GTGACCATCTTGGTGCTGCAGGGCCGGCTGGATGAGGCCCGACAGATGCTCTCCAAGGAAGCTGACACCAGCCCCACCTCTGCAGGCATGTGCCGAATCATGGGGGAACTGATGAGGACAATGCCCATTCTCAGT CCTGGGAACACCCAGACACTGACAGAGCTGGAGCTGAAGTGGCAGCACTGGCACGAGGAGTGTGAGCGGTACCTCCAGGACTGCACGTTTGCCAGCAACCCTCACCTGGAGTCTCTTTGCAAG ATCATGCTGGGAGACGAAGCTGCCTTGTTAGAGCAGAAGGAGCTTCTGAGTAACTGGTACCATTTCCTAGTGACTCGGCTCTTGTACTCTAATCCCACAGTAAAACCCATTAATCTGCAGTACTACGCCCAG TCCAGCCTAGACCTGTTTCTGGGAGGTGAGAGCAGCCCAGAACCCCTGGACAACATCTTGATGGCGGCCTTTGAGTTTGACATCCATCAAGTGATAAAAGAATGCAG CATCGCCCTGAGCAACTGGTGGTTTGTGGCCCACCTGACGGACCTGCTGGACCACTGCAAACTCCTCCAGTCACACAACCTCTA ttttggtTCCAACATGAGAGAGTGCCTCCTGCTGGAGTACGCCTCGGGACTGTTCGCTCATCCCAG CCTGTGGCAGCTGGGAGTGGATTACTTTGATTACTGCCCTGAGCTGGGCCGAGTCTCCTTGGAGTTGCACATTGAGCGGATACCTCTGAACACCGAGCAGAAAGCCCTCAAGGTGCTGCGGATCTGTGAGCAGCGGCAGATGACTGAACAAG TTCGCAGCATTTGTAAGATCTTAGCCATGAAAGCCGTCCGCAACAATCGCCTGGGTTCTGCCCTCTCTTGGAGCATCCGCGCTAAGGATGCCGCCTTTGCCACGCTTGTGTCAGACCG GTTCCTCAGGGATTACTGTGAGCGAGGCTGCTTTTCTGATTTGGATCTCATCGACAACCTGGGGCCAGCCATGATGCTCAGTGACCGACTGACATTCCTGG GAAAGTATCGCGAGTTCCACCGTGTGTATGGGGAGAAGCGTTTTGCCGATGCAGCTTCACTCCTTCTGTCCTTGATGACGTCTCAGATTGCCCCTCGGTCTTTCTGGATGACTCTGCTGACAGATGCCCTGCCCCTTTTGGAACAGAAACAG GTGATTTTTTCAGCAGAACAGACGTATGAGCTGATGCAGTGTCTGGAGGACTTGACTTCAGGAAGACCAGTGCATGGAGGACCCGACACCCAGCAGTGCCAG GATGATGACATAGAGACTACCAAGGTGGAAATGCTGAGGCTTGCTCTTGCACGAAATCTTGCTCGGGCAATTGTAAGAGAAGGCTCACTGGAAGGCTTCTGA
- the NUP85 gene encoding nuclear pore complex protein Nup85 isoform X2: MCFDWGPGEMLVCETSFNKKEKSEVVPSCPFIYIIRKDVDVYSQVLRKLFNESHGIFVGLQRIEEELTGKSRKSQLVRVSKNYRSVIRACMEEMHQVAIAAKDPASGRQFSSQVSILSAMELIWNLCEILFIEVAPAGPLLLHLLDWVRLHVCEVDSLSADVLGSENPSKHESFWNLVTILVLQGRLDEARQMLSKEADTSPTSAGMCRIMGELMRTMPILSPGNTQTLTELELKWQHWHEECERYLQDCTFASNPHLESLCKIMLGDEAALLEQKELLSNWYHFLVTRLLYSNPTVKPINLQYYAQSSLDLFLGGESSPEPLDNILMAAFEFDIHQVIKECSIALSNWWFVAHLTDLLDHCKLLQSHNLYFGSNMRECLLLEYASGLFAHPSLWQLGVDYFDYCPELGRVSLELHIERIPLNTEQKALKVLRICEQRQMTEQVRSICKILAMKAVRNNRLGSALSWSIRAKDAAFATLVSDRFLRDYCERGCFSDLDLIDNLGPAMMLSDRLTFLGKYREFHRVYGEKRFADAASLLLSLMTSQIAPRSFWMTLLTDALPLLEQKQVIFSAEQTYELMQCLEDLTSGRPVHGGPDTQQCQDDDIETTKVEMLRLALARNLARAIVREGSLEGF; encoded by the exons aaaaatcaGAGGTGGTGCCAAGTTGCCCCTTTATCTATATCATCCGGAAGGATGTAGATGTTTACTCTCAAGTATTGAGAAAACTCTTCAATGAATCTCATGGAATCTTTGTGGGCCTCCAGAGAATTGAAGAAGAATTGACTGGAAAATCCAGAAAATCTCA attgGTTCGAGTGAGTAAAAACTACCGATCAGTCATAAGAGCGTGTATGGAGGAAATGCACCAGGTTGCAA tTGCTGCTAAAGATCCAGCCAGTGGCCGCCAGTTTAGCAGCCAG GTCTCCATTTTGTCAGCAATGGAGCTCATCTGGAACCTGTGTGAGATTCTTTTTATTGAAGTGGCCCCAG CTGgccctctcctcctccacctccttgaCTGGGTCCGGCTCCATGTGTGTGAGGTGGACAGTTTGTCGGCGGATGTTCTGGGCAGTGAGAATCCAAGCAAACACGAGAGCTTCTGGAACTTG GTGACCATCTTGGTGCTGCAGGGCCGGCTGGATGAGGCCCGACAGATGCTCTCCAAGGAAGCTGACACCAGCCCCACCTCTGCAGGCATGTGCCGAATCATGGGGGAACTGATGAGGACAATGCCCATTCTCAGT CCTGGGAACACCCAGACACTGACAGAGCTGGAGCTGAAGTGGCAGCACTGGCACGAGGAGTGTGAGCGGTACCTCCAGGACTGCACGTTTGCCAGCAACCCTCACCTGGAGTCTCTTTGCAAG ATCATGCTGGGAGACGAAGCTGCCTTGTTAGAGCAGAAGGAGCTTCTGAGTAACTGGTACCATTTCCTAGTGACTCGGCTCTTGTACTCTAATCCCACAGTAAAACCCATTAATCTGCAGTACTACGCCCAG TCCAGCCTAGACCTGTTTCTGGGAGGTGAGAGCAGCCCAGAACCCCTGGACAACATCTTGATGGCGGCCTTTGAGTTTGACATCCATCAAGTGATAAAAGAATGCAG CATCGCCCTGAGCAACTGGTGGTTTGTGGCCCACCTGACGGACCTGCTGGACCACTGCAAACTCCTCCAGTCACACAACCTCTA ttttggtTCCAACATGAGAGAGTGCCTCCTGCTGGAGTACGCCTCGGGACTGTTCGCTCATCCCAG CCTGTGGCAGCTGGGAGTGGATTACTTTGATTACTGCCCTGAGCTGGGCCGAGTCTCCTTGGAGTTGCACATTGAGCGGATACCTCTGAACACCGAGCAGAAAGCCCTCAAGGTGCTGCGGATCTGTGAGCAGCGGCAGATGACTGAACAAG TTCGCAGCATTTGTAAGATCTTAGCCATGAAAGCCGTCCGCAACAATCGCCTGGGTTCTGCCCTCTCTTGGAGCATCCGCGCTAAGGATGCCGCCTTTGCCACGCTTGTGTCAGACCG GTTCCTCAGGGATTACTGTGAGCGAGGCTGCTTTTCTGATTTGGATCTCATCGACAACCTGGGGCCAGCCATGATGCTCAGTGACCGACTGACATTCCTGG GAAAGTATCGCGAGTTCCACCGTGTGTATGGGGAGAAGCGTTTTGCCGATGCAGCTTCACTCCTTCTGTCCTTGATGACGTCTCAGATTGCCCCTCGGTCTTTCTGGATGACTCTGCTGACAGATGCCCTGCCCCTTTTGGAACAGAAACAG GTGATTTTTTCAGCAGAACAGACGTATGAGCTGATGCAGTGTCTGGAGGACTTGACTTCAGGAAGACCAGTGCATGGAGGACCCGACACCCAGCAGTGCCAG GATGATGACATAGAGACTACCAAGGTGGAAATGCTGAGGCTTGCTCTTGCACGAAATCTTGCTCGGGCAATTGTAAGAGAAGGCTCACTGGAAGGCTTCTGA
- the NUP85 gene encoding nuclear pore complex protein Nup85 isoform X4, translating to MELIWNLCEILFIEVAPAGPLLLHLLDWVRLHVCEVDSLSADVLGSENPSKHESFWNLVTILVLQGRLDEARQMLSKEADTSPTSAGMCRIMGELMRTMPILSPGNTQTLTELELKWQHWHEECERYLQDCTFASNPHLESLCKIMLGDEAALLEQKELLSNWYHFLVTRLLYSNPTVKPINLQYYAQSSLDLFLGGESSPEPLDNILMAAFEFDIHQVIKECSIALSNWWFVAHLTDLLDHCKLLQSHNLYFGSNMRECLLLEYASGLFAHPSLWQLGVDYFDYCPELGRVSLELHIERIPLNTEQKALKVLRICEQRQMTEQVRSICKILAMKAVRNNRLGSALSWSIRAKDAAFATLVSDRFLRDYCERGCFSDLDLIDNLGPAMMLSDRLTFLGKYREFHRVYGEKRFADAASLLLSLMTSQIAPRSFWMTLLTDALPLLEQKQVIFSAEQTYELMQCLEDLTSGRPVHGGPDTQQCQDDDIETTKVEMLRLALARNLARAIVREGSLEGF from the exons ATGGAGCTCATCTGGAACCTGTGTGAGATTCTTTTTATTGAAGTGGCCCCAG CTGgccctctcctcctccacctccttgaCTGGGTCCGGCTCCATGTGTGTGAGGTGGACAGTTTGTCGGCGGATGTTCTGGGCAGTGAGAATCCAAGCAAACACGAGAGCTTCTGGAACTTG GTGACCATCTTGGTGCTGCAGGGCCGGCTGGATGAGGCCCGACAGATGCTCTCCAAGGAAGCTGACACCAGCCCCACCTCTGCAGGCATGTGCCGAATCATGGGGGAACTGATGAGGACAATGCCCATTCTCAGT CCTGGGAACACCCAGACACTGACAGAGCTGGAGCTGAAGTGGCAGCACTGGCACGAGGAGTGTGAGCGGTACCTCCAGGACTGCACGTTTGCCAGCAACCCTCACCTGGAGTCTCTTTGCAAG ATCATGCTGGGAGACGAAGCTGCCTTGTTAGAGCAGAAGGAGCTTCTGAGTAACTGGTACCATTTCCTAGTGACTCGGCTCTTGTACTCTAATCCCACAGTAAAACCCATTAATCTGCAGTACTACGCCCAG TCCAGCCTAGACCTGTTTCTGGGAGGTGAGAGCAGCCCAGAACCCCTGGACAACATCTTGATGGCGGCCTTTGAGTTTGACATCCATCAAGTGATAAAAGAATGCAG CATCGCCCTGAGCAACTGGTGGTTTGTGGCCCACCTGACGGACCTGCTGGACCACTGCAAACTCCTCCAGTCACACAACCTCTA ttttggtTCCAACATGAGAGAGTGCCTCCTGCTGGAGTACGCCTCGGGACTGTTCGCTCATCCCAG CCTGTGGCAGCTGGGAGTGGATTACTTTGATTACTGCCCTGAGCTGGGCCGAGTCTCCTTGGAGTTGCACATTGAGCGGATACCTCTGAACACCGAGCAGAAAGCCCTCAAGGTGCTGCGGATCTGTGAGCAGCGGCAGATGACTGAACAAG TTCGCAGCATTTGTAAGATCTTAGCCATGAAAGCCGTCCGCAACAATCGCCTGGGTTCTGCCCTCTCTTGGAGCATCCGCGCTAAGGATGCCGCCTTTGCCACGCTTGTGTCAGACCG GTTCCTCAGGGATTACTGTGAGCGAGGCTGCTTTTCTGATTTGGATCTCATCGACAACCTGGGGCCAGCCATGATGCTCAGTGACCGACTGACATTCCTGG GAAAGTATCGCGAGTTCCACCGTGTGTATGGGGAGAAGCGTTTTGCCGATGCAGCTTCACTCCTTCTGTCCTTGATGACGTCTCAGATTGCCCCTCGGTCTTTCTGGATGACTCTGCTGACAGATGCCCTGCCCCTTTTGGAACAGAAACAG GTGATTTTTTCAGCAGAACAGACGTATGAGCTGATGCAGTGTCTGGAGGACTTGACTTCAGGAAGACCAGTGCATGGAGGACCCGACACCCAGCAGTGCCAG GATGATGACATAGAGACTACCAAGGTGGAAATGCTGAGGCTTGCTCTTGCACGAAATCTTGCTCGGGCAATTGTAAGAGAAGGCTCACTGGAAGGCTTCTGA
- the NUP85 gene encoding nuclear pore complex protein Nup85 isoform X3, with protein sequence MEEMHQVAIAAKDPASGRQFSSQVSILSAMELIWNLCEILFIEVAPAGPLLLHLLDWVRLHVCEVDSLSADVLGSENPSKHESFWNLVTILVLQGRLDEARQMLSKEADTSPTSAGMCRIMGELMRTMPILSPGNTQTLTELELKWQHWHEECERYLQDCTFASNPHLESLCKIMLGDEAALLEQKELLSNWYHFLVTRLLYSNPTVKPINLQYYAQSSLDLFLGGESSPEPLDNILMAAFEFDIHQVIKECSIALSNWWFVAHLTDLLDHCKLLQSHNLYFGSNMRECLLLEYASGLFAHPSLWQLGVDYFDYCPELGRVSLELHIERIPLNTEQKALKVLRICEQRQMTEQVRSICKILAMKAVRNNRLGSALSWSIRAKDAAFATLVSDRFLRDYCERGCFSDLDLIDNLGPAMMLSDRLTFLGKYREFHRVYGEKRFADAASLLLSLMTSQIAPRSFWMTLLTDALPLLEQKQVIFSAEQTYELMQCLEDLTSGRPVHGGPDTQQCQDDDIETTKVEMLRLALARNLARAIVREGSLEGF encoded by the exons ATGGAGGAAATGCACCAGGTTGCAA tTGCTGCTAAAGATCCAGCCAGTGGCCGCCAGTTTAGCAGCCAG GTCTCCATTTTGTCAGCAATGGAGCTCATCTGGAACCTGTGTGAGATTCTTTTTATTGAAGTGGCCCCAG CTGgccctctcctcctccacctccttgaCTGGGTCCGGCTCCATGTGTGTGAGGTGGACAGTTTGTCGGCGGATGTTCTGGGCAGTGAGAATCCAAGCAAACACGAGAGCTTCTGGAACTTG GTGACCATCTTGGTGCTGCAGGGCCGGCTGGATGAGGCCCGACAGATGCTCTCCAAGGAAGCTGACACCAGCCCCACCTCTGCAGGCATGTGCCGAATCATGGGGGAACTGATGAGGACAATGCCCATTCTCAGT CCTGGGAACACCCAGACACTGACAGAGCTGGAGCTGAAGTGGCAGCACTGGCACGAGGAGTGTGAGCGGTACCTCCAGGACTGCACGTTTGCCAGCAACCCTCACCTGGAGTCTCTTTGCAAG ATCATGCTGGGAGACGAAGCTGCCTTGTTAGAGCAGAAGGAGCTTCTGAGTAACTGGTACCATTTCCTAGTGACTCGGCTCTTGTACTCTAATCCCACAGTAAAACCCATTAATCTGCAGTACTACGCCCAG TCCAGCCTAGACCTGTTTCTGGGAGGTGAGAGCAGCCCAGAACCCCTGGACAACATCTTGATGGCGGCCTTTGAGTTTGACATCCATCAAGTGATAAAAGAATGCAG CATCGCCCTGAGCAACTGGTGGTTTGTGGCCCACCTGACGGACCTGCTGGACCACTGCAAACTCCTCCAGTCACACAACCTCTA ttttggtTCCAACATGAGAGAGTGCCTCCTGCTGGAGTACGCCTCGGGACTGTTCGCTCATCCCAG CCTGTGGCAGCTGGGAGTGGATTACTTTGATTACTGCCCTGAGCTGGGCCGAGTCTCCTTGGAGTTGCACATTGAGCGGATACCTCTGAACACCGAGCAGAAAGCCCTCAAGGTGCTGCGGATCTGTGAGCAGCGGCAGATGACTGAACAAG TTCGCAGCATTTGTAAGATCTTAGCCATGAAAGCCGTCCGCAACAATCGCCTGGGTTCTGCCCTCTCTTGGAGCATCCGCGCTAAGGATGCCGCCTTTGCCACGCTTGTGTCAGACCG GTTCCTCAGGGATTACTGTGAGCGAGGCTGCTTTTCTGATTTGGATCTCATCGACAACCTGGGGCCAGCCATGATGCTCAGTGACCGACTGACATTCCTGG GAAAGTATCGCGAGTTCCACCGTGTGTATGGGGAGAAGCGTTTTGCCGATGCAGCTTCACTCCTTCTGTCCTTGATGACGTCTCAGATTGCCCCTCGGTCTTTCTGGATGACTCTGCTGACAGATGCCCTGCCCCTTTTGGAACAGAAACAG GTGATTTTTTCAGCAGAACAGACGTATGAGCTGATGCAGTGTCTGGAGGACTTGACTTCAGGAAGACCAGTGCATGGAGGACCCGACACCCAGCAGTGCCAG GATGATGACATAGAGACTACCAAGGTGGAAATGCTGAGGCTTGCTCTTGCACGAAATCTTGCTCGGGCAATTGTAAGAGAAGGCTCACTGGAAGGCTTCTGA